The window ACACCACCGACTTCAAGGCCGACTAGATGCAGATTGGAAAACTCGGTAAATACCCCTTCAGTGACCATACTCGTGAAGTGGCTTATAAAGTTGGTCACAGGGCAGACGCGGTATTCTAACAAGTTACGGGGCCAACCGTGCGAGCTAGGTGGGTTCGAGACAGCTACGCCCTCGGTTCCTCCGTGTATGGCGACAGCTAAGTTACACTCTGCAGCAGCTTTATAGATGGGCCAATAATAGCGTTTTCCATAGGGTTGAAGGGTTCCGGCGGAAAGTAGCACCTGGGTTATGCGGGGGTGGCTCTCAGCCGCGCGCCTTATTTCTGAGGCCGCAGCTTCTGGGTTTTGGTTCGCAACTACGATCGAACCAAAGAAGCGATCGCTTCTTTCGAGCCAGTGGTCGACTAGCCATCGGTTGTAGGCCTCCGCTAAACGTGCTGGGTAGTCGGCATCTCCGAAGTTGCTTACCGAGGGAGCATGAAAGGAGTTAAGCACCGCGTGCTCGATGTGGTGTGCATCCATCCATTCAAGTGTAGCTTCAGGCGTTGTGAATCCTTCCAATTTGTTTTTTTTGCGTGGATCGCAAAAAGGTTGAGTGACTGGAATACCTGATTCGCTATGTCCTTGTGATCCGCGAATGAGGCGGGTT of the Opitutales bacterium genome contains:
- a CDS encoding amidohydrolase family protein, whose product is TINRYSPSILRFDLRHQVLWDGCEIAAYVPDAWQTRLIRGSQGHSESGIPVTQPFCDPRKKNKLEGFTTPEATLEWMDAHHIEHAVLNSFHAPSVSNFGDADYPARLAEAYNRWLVDHWLERSDRFFGSIVVANQNPEAAASEIRRAAESHPRITQVLLSAGTLQPYGKRYYWPIYKAAAECNLAVAIHGGTEGVAVSNPPSSHGWPRNLLEYRVCPVTNFISHFTSMVTEGVFTEFSNLHLVGLEVGGVLPLITYLWRFDKNYKALRSECPWVTELPSEVAHRHVRLGTQSTAIGDPGVYFSLLKSFKAAEMLLWTSNAPRWDKINPALDQHLETTSNWDPQQVTQRTPAKLYESRIALTFSNT